The Candidatus Poribacteria bacterium sequence TTGTGGAAATACCGAGGCGATGTGCTATATCATGGACCTCTAACCAACCGTCAGCACTGAGTTTTCCTGGACAAATTTTTTCGCGTGTCTCCTCTGCAAAAATTTCAGCACCCCCACCGGGCAAGGAATCCAAACCCGCCGCTCGTAATGCCGTTAAAACTTCTTCTATCGACATTTTAAAGATGCGTGAGAAGTGGTGGATTTCGACAGCGGTGAAAAATTTGAGGTGTACTTGTGGCATCCGTTCTTTGAGACCACGGATAATATCAAGGTAATAATCAAACGGCAGTTTAGGGTGTAATCCGCCGACACTGTGAATTTCGGTGCATCCGTGCTCTATAGAATACATCGCTTTATCTAAGAATTCATCAACACTCATTTCCCATGCCCCTTCCGTTTGCATGTTTTTTCGTGCAAAAGCACAAAAGTGGCACCGTGCGTGGAGGATACAAACATTTGAATAGTCAATGTGCTGATTGATATTATAGTAGGCAACGTTCCCATTTAAACGTTCACGGACATGGGTGGCAATAAACCCAACACCGGTAATGTCCGGGCTTTCGTAAAGTGTGACCCCTTCCTCAAAAGAGAGCCGCTGTTCTGCCTTAATTTTTTCATAGATGGCAGACAATTTCGGATCCGTAAAACAACTATAGTGCTCCATTATTTTTTATCCTGATTGGTTATCAATTTTCGGCGGAACTCGCAAGCCAAAGCCTGCTATTGTAAAATTAAAAATTACTTGACACTTGCCTCTGACTACAGGTATTATAGCATAATAACTTTAAAGATGCAAGTCTTTTTTATCGTGAAGCTTAGAAGTAATTGGACATTAAACTGAATGGCTCTGAGTTGTCAGCAGTCAGCAGTCAACCGTACACGGTAAGAGTGGTTTGCAACCGCTCTTATCGGATTGGGGTATCAAAGAGGAGTAGATAAATTTATGTCAAAGTTAGGACTGATTCACTACAACTACGCCAGTAAATCGCTTGACGATTTCCTGAAATTTACGAGCGAAACGGG is a genomic window containing:
- a CDS encoding CofH family radical SAM protein, which gives rise to MEHYSCFTDPKLSAIYEKIKAEQRLSFEEGVTLYESPDITGVGFIATHVRERLNGNVAYYNINQHIDYSNVCILHARCHFCAFARKNMQTEGAWEMSVDEFLDKAMYSIEHGCTEIHSVGGLHPKLPFDYYLDIIRGLKERMPQVHLKFFTAVEIHHFSRIFKMSIEEVLTALRAAGLDSLPGGGAEIFAEETREKICPGKLSADGWLEVHDIAHRLGISTNATMLYGHLETNEDRVDHLIRLREQQDKSGGFVTFIPLAFHPANTRMAYLPSTTGLTDLRNIAVARLMLDNVPHIKVY